In Nitrospira sp., one DNA window encodes the following:
- a CDS encoding toll/interleukin-1 receptor domain-containing protein, with the protein MAGIFISYRQDDTEAWAILLCESLAKVFGEKQVFLDKDTLRAGNWRDQINQALDRCAVVLIVIGPRWLTVVDEQNRPRISLPDDVHHQEVALALSRPDVTVIPVLVDEAPMPRTDQLPTDLRRLCDQQAYKIGDTQARRKVDMEVLIQNIQRVSGFDVRAEEGTKSVGDPSLKSFSWFRPDPVALGSAAALTVVSAVLAFLSNTPFTNGEPVVLLPLFYGLVLGAKYLWHRRAK; encoded by the coding sequence ATGGCGGGAATCTTCATCAGTTATCGGCAGGATGATACTGAAGCCTGGGCGATTTTGTTATGCGAGAGTCTTGCGAAGGTATTCGGCGAAAAACAGGTTTTCCTCGATAAGGATACATTGCGTGCAGGGAACTGGCGAGACCAGATCAATCAGGCGCTTGATCGCTGCGCTGTCGTGTTGATCGTGATCGGTCCTCGATGGCTTACCGTTGTGGACGAGCAGAACCGGCCACGCATCAGTCTTCCAGACGATGTCCATCACCAGGAGGTTGCTCTGGCGTTGAGCCGGCCTGATGTCACCGTGATTCCCGTGCTGGTCGATGAGGCGCCCATGCCTCGAACTGATCAGTTGCCCACGGATCTGCGCCGGTTGTGTGATCAACAAGCGTATAAAATTGGGGACACTCAAGCCCGGCGCAAGGTGGATATGGAGGTCTTGATTCAGAACATCCAGAGGGTCAGTGGCTTTGATGTCCGTGCAGAGGAGGGCACTAAGAGCGTCGGCGACCCGTCACTCAAATCGTTCTCGTGGTTCAGGCCGGATCCTGTGGCACTTGGCAGTGCGGCCGCCTTGACGGTCGTTTCCGCCGTCCTGGCCTTTCTCTCCAACACACCGTTTACCAACGGGGAACCGGTTGTTTTGCTCCCGCTGTTCTACGGGCTGGTACTTGGCGCTAAATACTTGTGGCACCGACGTGCCAAGTGA